In the genome of Physeter macrocephalus isolate SW-GA chromosome 20, ASM283717v5, whole genome shotgun sequence, one region contains:
- the LOC102989829 gene encoding LOW QUALITY PROTEIN: proteolipid protein 2-like (The sequence of the model RefSeq protein was modified relative to this genomic sequence to represent the inferred CDS: substituted 1 base at 1 genomic stop codon), translating to MADSERLSAPGCRAAXSKFSHTRQGILLFAEIILCLVILICFSASTSGYSSLSVIEMIFAALFFVVYMCDLHTKIQIINWPWSDFLRTLVAVILYLITSIVVLVERGNHSKIVAGVLGLIPACLFGYDAYITFPLRQQRHTAAPSDPADGPM from the coding sequence ATGGCGGATTCCGAGCGCCTCTCGGCCCCCGGCTGCCGGGCCGCCTGATCCAAATTCTCACACACCCGACAGGGAATTCTCCTGTTTGCTGAAATTATATTGTGCCTGGTGATTCTGATCTGCTTCAGTGCCTCAACATCTGGATACTCCTCCTTGTCGGTGATAGAGATGATCTTTGCTGCTCTCTTCTTTGTCGTCTACATGTGTGACCTGCACACCAAGATACAGATCATCAACTGGCCTTGGAGTGATTTCTTGCGAACCCTCGTAGCGGTCATCCTCTACCTGATCACCTCCATTGTTGTACTTGTTGAGAGAGGTAACCACTCCAAAATCGTCGCAGGGGTACTGGGCCTAATCCCTGCATGCCTCTTTGGCTATGATGCCTACATTACCTTCCCCTTGCGGCAGCAAAGACATACAGCAGCCCCTAGTGATCCTGCAGATGGCCCAATGTAG